A single Maniola hyperantus chromosome 11, iAphHyp1.2, whole genome shotgun sequence DNA region contains:
- the LOC138403042 gene encoding uncharacterized protein, with protein MLRICTTLTLISYSLCISPSSVLYNEVFAYHNETYIKAEFAYEAVLKIFNAFQQWFFTVTFCEFTYFENRILKYTETFGYGYPVMLLNGCQNSNSTRVKPKRNTHGQTAYIVTSDQLTVEDSENAIDALTKTGVFKRRSAVIFVLNVPVEVDSYFYFSMKVHFELLWSRQITNSILVLWSEQLKMYTYNPFYHEIKDITNVSDITRLLQGQYDDLNGHELRLSVFRKIYTSDDTGPVYCSSRLAKTIMSRINATCTPLSPRDGNTVGDLLDNGTATGVTADLMDGYTDLELNSRILKNSYYGYIDTTYPLGQDNLCFLIKKSMQQSAFMTTVQLISTDILLLFTFNVIVLIVVSIAIRRAEKNIWKINDKQSASETVLELVKCFLRQTVDVKFPGLIFRCVILAIMIYSLVVNCAIDGIITSSVSYPRYKQDANTISELLKANLTFGVHNRHMQIFRKSLSGEYYNEFLKRTVTFNDKNIKDAVENRKFQYAILLRKSDAQYISRKPSNMENGRPIFHTVTECPVPCSTVYGLRYGSPYLPRLDNILGYLNQGGILEYWTKSDEYTLYRTHSKALYTENNKGEISLTVKNLKEVFIVWIFGLCVSTAVFVIEILIQVFNKKSLL; from the exons ATGCTCAGAATCTGTACAACACTCACACTCATCAGCTACTCTCTGTGTATAAGTCCTTCCAGCGTCCTCTACAATGAAGTCTTCGCCTACCACAACGAGACCTACATAAAAGCAGAATTCGCGTATGAAGCAGTCTTGAAAATCTTCAACGCCTTCCAACAATGGTTCTTCACAGTCACCTTTTGCGAATTCACGTACTTCGAGAACAGGATCTTAAAATATACCGAGACCTTCGGCTACGGATATCCAGTCATGCTTTTGAATGGATGCCAAAATTCGAATAGTACTCGAGTTAAACCTAAACGAAATACGCACGGACAAACCGCATACATTGTGACTTCGGACCAACTAACTGTTGAGGACAGCGAAAATGCGATTGATGCATTGACCAAAACTGGTGTTTTCAAACGAAGATCTGCAGTCATCTTTGTCTTAAACGTACCTGTTGAAGTTGATAGctacttttatttttcaatgaagGTTCATTTCGAATTACTATGGAGTCGGCAAATAACTAACTCGATATTAGTTCTTTGGTCAGAACAACTAAAAATGTATACTTATAATCCATTTTACCATGAAATCAAAGATATAACGAATGTTAGTGATATTACTAGATTACTACAGGGACAATATGACGACTTGAATGGACACGAGCTACGATTAAGTGTTTTTAGAAAAATTTATACTTCCGATGATACTGGACCAGTTTATTGTAGCTCTAGGCTAGCCAAGACGATAATGAGTAGAATTAATGCAACCTGTACACCGTTGTCTCCTAGAGACGGTAATACAGTTGGAGATTTGTTAGATAACGGCACGGCCACAGGAGTAACGGCAGATTTAATGGATGGGTATACAGACTTAGAATTAAACTCTAGAATTTTGAAGAACTCCTATTATGGTTACATCGACACAACGTATCCCCTGGGCCAGGACAATTTATGCTTCTTAATAAAGAAGTCCATGCAACAATCAGCATTTATGACCACAGTGCAATTAATTTCAACGGATATATTATTACTCTTCACTTTCAACGTAATAGTTCTCATTGTTGTTAGTATTGCAATTCGAAGAGCGGAGAAAAATATATGGAAGATCAATGATAAACAGTCAGCATCTGAAACAGTTCTGGAGTTAGTAAAATGCTTCTTAAGGCAAACGGTGGATGTCAAATTTCCTGGATTAATCTTCAGATGCGTCATTTTAGCTATTATGATATATTCTTTGGTCGTGAATTGCGCTATTGAT GGAATCATCACGTCATCTGTATCATATCCAAGATATAAACAAGATGCGAACACAATATCAGAATTGTTGAAAGCAAATTTAACATTTGGAGTTCATAACCGTCATATGCAGATTTTCAGGAAGAGTCTAAGCGGAGAGTACTATAACGAGTTTTTAAAAAGAACTGTAACGTTTAACGACAAGAATATAAAAGACGCTGTTGAAAACAGAAAATTCCAGTATGCAATTTTACTGCGAAAATCTGACGCTCAATATATAAGTCGTAAACCATCGAATATGGAAAACGGCCGACCAATTTTTCATACCGTTACTGAGTGCCCTGTACCTTGTTCTACTGTATACGGATTACGCTATGGAAGCCCATATTTGCCGAGACTCGATAACATATTGGGTTATTTAAATCAAGGAGGTATTCTAGAATATTGGACCAAATCTGATGAGTATACGCTGTATCGAACACATAGCAAAGCACTATATACTGAGAACAACAAAGGAGAGATATCGTTGaccgtgaaaaatttaaaagaagtttttatagtatggatttttggACTATGTGTGAGCACTGCTGTTTTTGTTATTGAAATATTGATAcaggtttttaataaaaaatcactTCTCTAG